Proteins encoded in a region of the uncultured Erythrobacter sp. genome:
- a CDS encoding flagellar protein FlgN — protein MNAATTNQPGDVTGNLRQMIAVLEEERQALASLDSDALTCSTHAKEALCDALMPIGPGELSAEARALAQTAQQLNEVNRRVRNLLAANVAARLEALGGTPATYTPAHFASA, from the coding sequence ATGAACGCCGCAACCACAAACCAGCCTGGTGACGTAACCGGCAATCTGCGGCAAATGATTGCCGTGCTCGAAGAAGAGCGGCAAGCGCTTGCCTCGCTCGACAGCGATGCCCTGACCTGCTCGACGCATGCAAAGGAAGCCTTGTGCGACGCGTTGATGCCAATCGGCCCCGGCGAGTTGAGTGCAGAGGCCCGCGCTCTCGCGCAAACCGCGCAGCAATTGAACGAGGTCAACCGCCGCGTGCGCAACCTGCTCGCTGCCAATGTGGCCGCTCGGCTTGAAGCACTGGGCGGCACCCCGGCAACCTACACACCCGCGCATTTCGCCTCGGCCTGA
- a CDS encoding sigma-70 family RNA polymerase sigma factor gives MKHDPTSFAGANPVAYSNASHAEVEDRVRRFLPMVRRAAWHVYGMGREGLEVEDLIQAGVVALTECAQKHNGPGEDGFAAYAKIRVRGAMLDQIRKLLNDTRTARKRRAAYQRTLDSLRQQTGHEPSRAEIAKVMGISDGELLEIEASGVTISSISDEYDDSNTAFAAEEPDPFAVLSDMEDRERLIRAMTELPDRLKLVLQLFFVEEMNLTEIAAVLEVSVPRVHQLRAKALKDLRALMEAEEA, from the coding sequence ATGAAACACGATCCAACCAGCTTTGCGGGCGCGAATCCCGTCGCTTACAGCAACGCCTCGCACGCCGAGGTGGAGGACCGCGTCCGCCGGTTCCTGCCGATGGTCCGCCGCGCCGCGTGGCATGTCTATGGCATGGGCCGCGAAGGACTCGAAGTCGAAGACCTGATCCAGGCAGGCGTCGTGGCGCTGACCGAATGCGCGCAAAAGCACAATGGTCCGGGAGAGGACGGTTTCGCCGCCTATGCCAAGATCCGCGTGCGCGGGGCGATGCTCGATCAGATCCGCAAATTGCTCAATGACACGCGCACCGCCAGAAAACGACGCGCTGCCTATCAGCGGACACTCGACAGTTTGCGCCAGCAGACCGGCCACGAACCCAGCCGAGCGGAAATCGCCAAGGTGATGGGGATCAGCGATGGCGAGCTGCTAGAAATCGAAGCGTCGGGCGTCACGATCTCCTCGATCAGCGATGAGTATGACGATTCCAACACCGCCTTCGCCGCAGAAGAGCCGGACCCCTTCGCGGTCCTATCCGACATGGAAGACCGCGAGCGGTTGATCCGCGCGATGACCGAGCTGCCCGACCGGTTGAAACTGGTGCTGCAACTGTTCTTCGTCGAGGAAATGAACCTGACCGAGATCGCCGCCGTGCTCGAAGTCAGCGTCCCGCGTGTCCATCAGCTACGCGCCAAAGCCCTGAAAGACCTGCGCGCGCTGATGGAGGCGGAAGAAGCCTAA
- a CDS encoding amidohydrolase family protein: protein MRRFSPKLVSTLLAGSMLAMPSIALAQDDTDEKWDVEAPRGATIEQVPIQTDEGTWMDVDVAPDGNTLAFTMLGDIYTLPITGGTPTRIAEGLAWEVHPRFSPDGSRIAFTSDRGGGDNIWVMNRDGSDKRQVTKESFRLLNQPTWSPDGEFIAAKKHFTTQRSLGTGEIWMYHVSGGGGVQVVERASESLQKELGEPVFSPDGSAIYYTRNTTGGNQFIYAQDSNAGIFAIEKHDLETGEVTTAVDGYGGAVRPAPSPDGTEIAFVRRDKDTSQLWIKEIATGKERMIYGALDLDVQETWAVTGVYPNMDWTPDSRSIVFWAGGKLNRVDRDGANHAVIPFSISDTRGIADAPHPEIDVAPERFVTNMPKFAMLAPDGSRVVFESLGRLHFRSARGRDAPRPLTAAGDTVQAFPAFSRDGSQLAWVEWSDDALGRIVVADANGANARAVSSQPGHYANLAFSPDGSMIAFEKRSGGYLTSPEYSENTGIYVMPTRGGAATRVSRSGGNPQFGADGDRLFMTMNEGGKLALVSSDLGGEAKRTHASGELANDFRVSPDGKTVAFRQNYEVFAMPLLPGGKPVNVSEKGGSLPVTKVSVGGADYLGWANGGRTLFWSIGPKLQTADVAGFFRNAPKGEDDEGGYEPPEGGISLAMTVRADKPTGTIAITGARILTMAAGLDQQDAGVIENGVIVIEGDRIAAIGPAGEVSVPSGATTIDASGKTIMPGIVDAHAHGPQGTGDLIPQQNWRLIQDLAMGVTTIHDPSSRASLIFAAAERQQAGKLLAPRIFSTGEIIYGAKAPSVYARIDSYDDALAHVRRIKAQGGISVKNYNQPRREQRQMVARAAAEENMLVVAEGGSLFGMDMNLIADGNSTIEHNVPGDVFYEDVLQFFSQSNSNYTPTLNVTYGGLAGDPYWRQATDVFDHPLMIHTPPKVLLASTARRTKAPDWAFVDDNAAREAKKFADRGVKVSIGAHGQQAGVDAHWEIWSFARGGMSPVEALKTATIWPAESLGMAKDVGSLEVGKLADLVVLNADPSANIRDTDKIDRVMLGGRLYDAKTMNEVETGDAERLPYWWEANGGNGAVGSEAAAHADGAGHSDGGSQ from the coding sequence ATGCGCCGCTTTTCGCCGAAACTCGTAAGCACCCTTTTAGCAGGCTCCATGCTCGCGATGCCGTCCATCGCGCTTGCGCAGGACGACACAGACGAGAAGTGGGACGTCGAGGCTCCGCGCGGCGCGACTATCGAGCAGGTCCCGATCCAGACCGACGAAGGCACGTGGATGGATGTCGACGTCGCGCCCGACGGAAACACGCTCGCCTTCACCATGCTTGGCGACATTTACACCCTGCCGATCACCGGCGGCACGCCCACGCGCATTGCCGAGGGGCTGGCTTGGGAAGTGCATCCGCGTTTCTCTCCCGACGGATCACGCATCGCCTTCACTTCGGATCGCGGCGGCGGCGACAATATTTGGGTGATGAACCGCGACGGGTCTGACAAGCGGCAGGTGACGAAGGAAAGCTTCCGCCTGTTGAACCAACCGACATGGTCGCCCGATGGCGAGTTCATTGCGGCCAAGAAGCATTTCACCACCCAACGCTCGCTAGGGACCGGCGAGATCTGGATGTACCATGTCTCCGGCGGGGGCGGTGTGCAGGTGGTCGAGCGCGCGAGCGAGAGCCTGCAAAAGGAGCTGGGCGAACCCGTCTTTTCGCCTGATGGCAGTGCGATCTACTACACCCGCAACACAACCGGCGGGAACCAGTTTATCTATGCGCAGGATTCCAATGCCGGGATCTTTGCGATTGAGAAACACGATCTGGAAACCGGAGAAGTGACCACTGCGGTCGATGGTTATGGCGGCGCGGTGCGTCCTGCGCCATCGCCTGACGGGACCGAGATCGCCTTTGTCCGCCGCGACAAGGATACTTCGCAGCTGTGGATCAAGGAAATCGCCACCGGCAAGGAGCGCATGATCTACGGCGCGCTCGATCTCGATGTGCAGGAGACCTGGGCGGTGACCGGGGTCTATCCGAATATGGACTGGACGCCGGACAGCCGCAGCATCGTGTTCTGGGCGGGTGGTAAGCTCAACCGGGTGGACCGCGATGGAGCAAACCATGCGGTGATCCCGTTTTCGATTAGCGACACCCGAGGCATCGCCGACGCGCCGCATCCGGAGATCGACGTCGCACCGGAACGCTTCGTCACCAACATGCCGAAATTCGCTATGCTTGCGCCTGATGGCAGCCGGGTCGTGTTCGAAAGCCTTGGTCGGCTACACTTCAGATCGGCACGCGGCCGCGATGCGCCGCGCCCATTGACCGCCGCTGGTGATACGGTTCAAGCGTTCCCGGCGTTCAGCCGCGATGGCTCGCAATTGGCGTGGGTCGAATGGTCCGACGATGCGTTGGGCCGGATCGTGGTCGCCGATGCCAATGGCGCCAATGCACGCGCGGTATCATCACAGCCGGGCCATTACGCCAACCTGGCCTTCTCGCCCGACGGCTCGATGATCGCTTTTGAAAAGCGCTCCGGCGGCTATCTGACCTCGCCCGAATACTCGGAAAACACCGGCATCTACGTGATGCCGACACGCGGCGGTGCAGCCACTCGGGTCAGCCGCAGCGGCGGCAACCCGCAATTCGGTGCCGATGGCGACCGGCTGTTCATGACCATGAATGAAGGCGGCAAGCTGGCGCTGGTTTCAAGCGATCTCGGCGGCGAGGCCAAGCGCACCCATGCGAGCGGCGAACTCGCCAACGATTTCCGCGTGTCGCCCGATGGCAAGACTGTCGCTTTCCGTCAGAACTACGAAGTGTTTGCCATGCCGCTGCTGCCCGGCGGCAAGCCGGTGAATGTCAGCGAAAAGGGCGGATCGCTGCCGGTGACTAAGGTTTCGGTCGGCGGTGCGGATTATCTCGGCTGGGCCAATGGCGGACGGACCTTGTTCTGGTCCATCGGCCCGAAATTGCAGACCGCTGATGTCGCAGGCTTCTTCCGCAACGCGCCCAAGGGTGAGGATGACGAGGGCGGCTATGAGCCACCCGAAGGCGGTATCTCACTGGCGATGACGGTGCGTGCGGACAAGCCGACCGGAACCATCGCAATCACCGGCGCGCGCATTCTGACAATGGCGGCGGGACTCGACCAGCAGGATGCTGGCGTAATCGAAAATGGCGTGATCGTGATCGAAGGCGACAGGATTGCCGCAATCGGTCCAGCAGGTGAAGTCAGTGTGCCGAGCGGCGCCACAACCATCGACGCCAGCGGCAAGACAATCATGCCCGGCATCGTCGATGCGCACGCCCACGGCCCGCAAGGGACGGGCGACTTGATCCCGCAACAGAACTGGCGGCTAATTCAGGACCTCGCGATGGGCGTGACGACGATCCACGATCCGTCGAGCCGCGCGAGCCTGATCTTCGCAGCCGCCGAGCGCCAGCAGGCGGGCAAGCTGCTCGCCCCGCGCATCTTCTCGACTGGGGAGATCATCTACGGCGCCAAGGCACCGAGCGTCTATGCGCGGATCGATAGCTACGACGATGCGCTTGCCCATGTCCGCCGGATCAAGGCGCAGGGCGGCATCTCGGTGAAGAACTACAACCAGCCCCGGCGCGAACAACGCCAGATGGTCGCGCGCGCGGCTGCCGAGGAGAATATGCTGGTTGTGGCCGAGGGGGGATCGCTTTTCGGGATGGACATGAACCTGATCGCGGATGGCAATTCGACCATTGAGCACAATGTGCCGGGCGATGTGTTCTACGAAGATGTGCTGCAATTCTTCAGCCAGTCTAACTCAAACTACACGCCGACACTCAACGTCACCTATGGCGGGCTCGCAGGCGATCCATACTGGCGGCAGGCGACCGACGTGTTCGATCACCCGCTGATGATCCACACCCCGCCCAAGGTGCTGCTCGCCAGTACGGCTCGGCGCACCAAGGCTCCCGATTGGGCGTTCGTCGATGACAATGCCGCACGCGAAGCCAAGAAGTTCGCTGACCGCGGCGTGAAGGTCTCCATCGGCGCGCATGGCCAGCAGGCAGGCGTCGATGCGCATTGGGAAATCTGGAGCTTCGCACGCGGCGGGATGAGCCCGGTCGAAGCGCTCAAGACGGCAACGATCTGGCCAGCGGAATCGCTTGGCATGGCAAAGGATGTCGGCAGTCTCGAAGTCGGTAAGCTAGCTGATCTGGTGGTACTGAATGCCGATCCAAGCGCGAACATCCGCGATACCGACAAGATCGACCGCGTGATGCTCGGCGGGCGGCTTTACGATGCCAAGACCATGAACGAGGTTGAGACCGGCGATGCCGAGCGGTTGCCCTATTGGTGGGAGGCCAATGGCGGGAACGGCGCGGTCGGATCCGAAGCGGCTGCCCATGCGGACGGCGCAGGCCATTCCGACGGGGGCAGCCAATAA
- a CDS encoding GGDEF domain-containing protein encodes MEPAGSRAMEERRELLDRITAFIVKHDLAVTSANMAAVCGAMSGANGQLSEAFAKREIAGEPIDQRWLDTISRLDPGTNDRMSELEKLMDRLEYSLMRFTQTAKSAQDETSDGREALGAQINAIADATKSIEDDAVGGVDMADVIELSRAMLARIEQVETAMERSQAETQELRSNLAKARIEADVDHLTKLPNRRAFERRFASAATEARDKGEPLSVAFCDVDHFKSVNDTHGHDAGDRILVAIASTLNEIANDECFVSRHGGEEFVLLFYGLDKDAAWRKLDVVRRVMARKMLMNRETGKPFGRITFSGGIAEVTEDADSRSALSRADAALYEAKSTGRNQIVVQ; translated from the coding sequence ATGGAACCGGCTGGTTCCCGCGCGATGGAAGAGCGTCGCGAGCTGCTGGATCGAATCACCGCCTTTATCGTGAAACACGATCTCGCTGTGACCAGCGCCAATATGGCTGCAGTTTGCGGTGCAATGTCGGGCGCGAATGGCCAGCTTTCCGAAGCTTTTGCCAAGCGCGAGATTGCGGGCGAGCCGATCGATCAACGCTGGCTCGATACGATTTCACGGCTCGATCCGGGCACCAATGACCGGATGAGCGAGCTTGAGAAGTTGATGGACCGCCTTGAATATTCATTGATGCGGTTCACGCAGACGGCGAAGTCGGCGCAGGATGAAACCAGCGACGGGCGCGAGGCACTTGGCGCACAGATCAATGCCATCGCCGACGCAACCAAGTCGATCGAGGATGATGCGGTCGGCGGTGTCGATATGGCCGACGTTATCGAACTATCGCGCGCCATGCTTGCCCGGATTGAGCAGGTCGAAACCGCGATGGAGCGCAGTCAGGCCGAGACACAGGAGCTTCGCTCCAACCTCGCCAAGGCGCGGATCGAAGCGGATGTCGACCACTTGACCAAGCTGCCGAACAGGCGCGCTTTCGAACGGCGTTTCGCCTCGGCTGCCACCGAAGCGCGCGACAAGGGCGAACCGCTCTCGGTCGCGTTTTGCGATGTCGATCACTTCAAGTCAGTCAATGACACGCATGGCCACGATGCGGGCGACCGCATTCTTGTGGCGATTGCGAGCACTCTGAATGAAATCGCGAATGACGAGTGCTTCGTGTCGCGTCATGGCGGCGAGGAATTCGTGTTGCTGTTTTATGGTCTCGACAAGGACGCTGCATGGCGCAAGCTTGATGTCGTCCGGCGGGTCATGGCGCGAAAGATGCTGATGAACCGCGAAACCGGCAAGCCATTCGGCAGGATCACGTTTTCTGGCGGTATCGCCGAAGTGACCGAGGACGCAGACAGCCGCAGCGCTCTGTCACGCGCGGATGCGGCCCTTTACGAAGCAAAGTCGACAGGGCGAAACCAGATCGTCGTTCAGTAA
- a CDS encoding transglycosylase SLT domain-containing protein, whose protein sequence is MSNQPLITNGPVAGSMITGAARQIARADGAPPVQRAIADAARQTSVDFDYLLAQAEVESAMNPEAKARTSSATGLFQFIESTWLNTMKRHGDRFGLGDVAAQIGTTRSGSAYVADPAQKQAILALRKDPQIASLMAAGLAEDNRAHLMPILGRQPDHGELYLAHFLGAGGAGRFLSELSHDPNQSAPDLFRRPAAANRGIFYERSGAPRSLAEVMNVIDGKMSRALARADDAGPGAGLGGYSQSPYAPSPYTVAAITPSPYIIADEQVFEPGNPPAITGFNRPVISPRATLASATPVTANSPSARPVSMSNLLRATLGGEGTQQLSSEGSAQVKRAYDRLKALGL, encoded by the coding sequence GTGAGCAACCAACCACTAATCACCAATGGTCCCGTCGCCGGTTCGATGATTACCGGTGCCGCGCGCCAGATCGCCCGCGCGGACGGCGCGCCGCCTGTCCAGCGAGCAATCGCCGATGCCGCGCGCCAGACCTCAGTCGACTTCGATTACCTGCTCGCCCAGGCCGAAGTCGAATCCGCAATGAACCCCGAAGCCAAGGCCCGCACATCGAGCGCCACCGGCCTGTTTCAATTCATCGAAAGTACCTGGCTGAACACCATGAAGCGGCATGGGGATCGTTTTGGCTTGGGCGATGTCGCCGCGCAGATTGGCACAACGCGCAGCGGCTCCGCCTACGTCGCCGACCCTGCCCAAAAGCAGGCGATCCTGGCGCTCCGCAAAGACCCGCAGATAGCTTCGCTGATGGCGGCCGGCCTTGCCGAAGACAATCGCGCGCATTTGATGCCGATCCTGGGGCGGCAGCCCGATCACGGTGAACTCTACCTCGCCCATTTTCTGGGTGCGGGCGGCGCGGGACGGTTTCTGTCCGAACTGTCGCATGACCCGAATCAGAGCGCGCCCGACCTGTTCCGCCGCCCGGCGGCCGCCAATCGCGGCATATTCTACGAACGCAGCGGTGCGCCGCGCAGCCTCGCCGAGGTCATGAATGTGATCGATGGCAAGATGAGCCGCGCGCTTGCCCGTGCAGATGATGCGGGACCGGGCGCGGGCCTCGGCGGCTATTCGCAAAGCCCCTATGCACCCTCGCCCTACACCGTCGCCGCAATCACTCCGTCACCTTACATTATCGCCGACGAACAGGTGTTCGAACCGGGAAATCCGCCAGCTATCACCGGGTTCAATCGCCCGGTCATATCACCCCGCGCCACACTGGCTTCAGCGACGCCGGTCACCGCCAATTCGCCCTCAGCCCGTCCGGTCTCCATGTCGAACCTGCTGCGAGCCACTTTGGGTGGGGAGGGAACGCAGCAACTCAGCTCCGAGGGCAGCGCGCAGGTCAAACGCGCCTATGACCGGCTGAAAGCGCTCGGACTATGA
- a CDS encoding flagella basal body P-ring formation protein FlgA, which yields MRSILNLLGFTPMAIIMFVPLVSPALATDVPVASGYTDPGEIDRVVASLTGAGVGQIGGARVPADRRLRLARCDQPLLATWHGRSKSTVRVECPAVNGWRIFIATRPLPQSAQPQRVVKRGDPVTVIVRGRGFSVQQTGEAMENGAIGDWIGIRVAARGARNSDPVRARIERPGLAIIPAN from the coding sequence ATGCGCTCAATTCTGAACCTATTAGGCTTTACACCGATGGCGATCATCATGTTCGTCCCCTTAGTATCGCCCGCGCTGGCAACGGACGTTCCGGTCGCTTCTGGCTATACCGATCCGGGCGAGATCGACCGCGTCGTCGCCAGTCTTACCGGAGCAGGTGTTGGTCAAATCGGCGGAGCACGCGTTCCGGCGGATCGCCGGTTGCGGCTGGCTCGCTGTGATCAGCCATTGCTGGCGACATGGCACGGCCGGTCCAAAAGCACGGTGCGCGTCGAATGCCCGGCGGTAAATGGATGGCGTATTTTCATCGCCACACGTCCCTTGCCTCAGTCTGCGCAGCCCCAGCGGGTGGTTAAACGCGGCGACCCGGTGACCGTTATTGTGAGAGGCCGAGGCTTCTCGGTCCAACAGACCGGGGAAGCGATGGAAAACGGCGCAATTGGTGACTGGATCGGCATCCGCGTCGCAGCGCGCGGTGCGCGCAACTCCGACCCGGTTCGCGCCCGCATCGAACGACCCGGCCTCGCCATAATTCCGGCAAACTGA
- a CDS encoding flagellar biosynthesis protein FlhA, with product MSAATMTDNLRGVPAAMALPIGIFALFALMVLPIPTVMLDVFFVLNIAITVAVLMVALNVRQPLDFSAFPSVLLFATLLRLALNVASTRVVLVNGHEGGNAAGEIIESFGQFLVGGNFAVGLFVFTILLIINMIVITKGAGRVSEVSARFVLDALPGKQMAIDADIAAGLITAEEARERRSQVTVEADFYGSMDGASKFVKGDAIAALLILAVNVIAGLALGMISHGLSAAEAGELYITLAVGDALVAQVPALLLSIAAAAIVTRVSDKRDLTGQIGGQFSDPRGWLPVALILLAIGMVPAMPQMIFFPAAAIAGAIWWGLRQHKARPVEEKVQEEEVPPDRIELADVSDQTLVTIELGYGLVHLVDKAKGAPLLTRITGIRKQLSRDLGFVLPQFRIRDSLDTGAQDYSVLVGGVTVASGSVRPNRLLAIDAGDVRTGHGLTGEATRDPSFDCPAIWIDPAARDHAVAEGFMAVDPSTVIATHANQALLAQSDQLLGPEEVRDLLDALKERAPALVEAVHPEPLSLAAMTRIFRALIADGIGLSHPQPIFTSLALALQKTQDFDALIDAIRTDLGAKLVARVCSSGESLKVATLDAGLEASILGGMADPGTGQPLIEPDCGAMIARKINEFIAEADAPIALIVQPPARRSLTNFLRQRASRCLVLSINELPATQAVEVVGVIGAEDPALKPAPETITPPLEGEMAA from the coding sequence ATGAGCGCCGCGACCATGACCGACAATCTGCGCGGCGTACCGGCCGCGATGGCTCTGCCAATCGGCATCTTCGCGCTATTCGCGCTGATGGTGCTGCCAATCCCGACCGTGATGCTCGACGTATTTTTCGTGCTCAACATCGCGATCACGGTCGCGGTTCTGATGGTAGCGCTCAATGTCCGCCAACCGCTCGACTTCTCGGCATTCCCGTCGGTGCTGCTGTTCGCCACGCTGCTTCGCCTCGCGCTGAATGTGGCCTCTACCCGCGTCGTGCTGGTCAATGGCCATGAAGGCGGCAACGCGGCGGGGGAGATAATCGAAAGCTTTGGCCAGTTTCTGGTCGGAGGCAATTTCGCGGTCGGTCTGTTCGTCTTCACGATCCTGCTGATCATCAACATGATCGTCATAACCAAGGGTGCGGGCCGCGTGTCGGAGGTTTCTGCCCGGTTCGTGCTCGACGCTTTGCCCGGCAAACAGATGGCCATCGATGCCGATATCGCCGCAGGCCTGATCACCGCCGAAGAAGCGCGCGAGCGACGGTCCCAAGTGACAGTCGAAGCCGATTTCTACGGGTCGATGGATGGTGCGTCGAAATTCGTGAAGGGCGATGCGATTGCTGCGCTGCTGATCCTGGCAGTCAATGTCATCGCCGGATTGGCGCTCGGAATGATCAGCCACGGCCTTTCCGCCGCTGAAGCGGGCGAGCTCTACATCACGCTGGCCGTAGGCGACGCGCTGGTCGCTCAGGTTCCTGCGCTGCTGCTCTCCATCGCCGCCGCAGCTATCGTCACCCGCGTTTCGGACAAGCGCGATCTGACCGGGCAGATTGGCGGGCAATTCTCCGATCCGCGCGGGTGGCTACCGGTCGCCTTGATCTTGCTCGCAATCGGGATGGTTCCAGCCATGCCGCAGATGATCTTCTTCCCCGCCGCCGCGATCGCCGGGGCAATCTGGTGGGGACTGCGCCAGCACAAGGCGCGCCCGGTCGAAGAGAAAGTGCAGGAAGAGGAAGTTCCGCCCGACCGGATCGAACTCGCCGACGTGTCCGACCAGACATTGGTGACAATCGAGCTGGGCTACGGCCTGGTCCATCTGGTCGACAAAGCCAAAGGTGCGCCGCTGCTCACGCGGATCACCGGCATTCGCAAACAGCTTTCGCGCGATCTGGGTTTCGTGCTGCCGCAATTCCGCATCCGGGATTCATTGGATACCGGCGCGCAGGATTACTCTGTACTCGTGGGCGGTGTGACCGTCGCCAGCGGCTCGGTACGGCCCAACAGATTGCTCGCCATCGATGCGGGCGATGTGCGGACTGGACACGGCCTGACGGGCGAAGCGACCCGCGACCCAAGCTTCGATTGCCCGGCAATCTGGATCGATCCGGCGGCGCGTGATCATGCCGTGGCCGAGGGCTTCATGGCGGTCGACCCCAGCACCGTCATCGCCACCCACGCCAATCAGGCCTTGCTTGCCCAGAGCGACCAATTGCTCGGCCCGGAGGAAGTTCGCGACCTGCTCGATGCGCTCAAGGAACGTGCACCCGCACTGGTCGAAGCCGTCCATCCGGAACCGCTTTCGCTTGCCGCGATGACGCGCATTTTCCGTGCGCTGATCGCCGACGGGATCGGCCTGTCTCACCCGCAACCGATCTTCACCAGCCTCGCTCTGGCGCTCCAGAAGACGCAGGACTTTGATGCGCTGATAGACGCCATCCGCACCGATCTGGGCGCAAAGCTCGTCGCGCGGGTCTGCTCATCCGGCGAGTCGCTCAAAGTCGCTACGCTCGACGCGGGCCTCGAAGCCTCGATCCTTGGCGGCATGGCTGATCCGGGCACTGGGCAACCGCTGATCGAACCTGATTGCGGAGCGATGATTGCGCGCAAGATCAACGAATTCATCGCGGAGGCGGATGCCCCGATTGCCTTGATCGTGCAGCCGCCCGCGCGCCGATCGCTGACCAATTTCCTCCGCCAACGCGCCAGCCGCTGCCTTGTCCTGTCGATCAACGAATTGCCCGCGACGCAGGCTGTCGAAGTGGTCGGCGTAATCGGCGCGGAAGATCCAGCTCTAAAACCGGCGCCCGAGACAATCACACCGCCCCTTGAGGGAGAAATGGCGGCATGA
- a CDS encoding MotA/TolQ/ExbB proton channel family protein: MTSTIAQMLDPGALAIVLSGTVIATAARCGWSDMREAASALGSLGESRFDADENRVALARTVHEIEAKGPLGAEASLPPDPSLAKVVDAYLRHRSIEAMHTVRRAERAAREMARSAAIRTFEYAGELAPVFGLVGTLFAITQLTPGESDVVGSTMGAIATAVLSTLYGVLTAHLIFIPLARAIERQGEEEERAREHLIEWLGAHLRDEELVHVPHIQELRRATQ; encoded by the coding sequence GTGACCAGCACTATCGCCCAGATGCTCGATCCGGGCGCTTTGGCCATCGTGCTTTCGGGCACGGTGATCGCGACTGCGGCGCGCTGCGGCTGGAGCGACATGCGCGAAGCGGCAAGCGCACTTGGATCGCTCGGAGAAAGCCGCTTCGATGCGGACGAAAACCGTGTCGCTCTCGCCCGCACCGTCCACGAAATCGAGGCCAAAGGACCGCTTGGTGCAGAAGCGTCTCTGCCGCCCGACCCTTCGCTGGCGAAAGTGGTCGACGCCTATCTGCGTCATCGTTCGATCGAAGCCATGCATACGGTCCGCCGGGCCGAACGCGCCGCGCGCGAAATGGCTCGCAGCGCCGCCATCCGTACGTTCGAATATGCCGGCGAACTCGCACCTGTCTTCGGCCTTGTCGGAACCCTGTTTGCGATCACGCAGCTGACGCCCGGCGAGAGCGACGTGGTGGGCAGCACAATGGGGGCGATCGCCACTGCGGTTCTGTCGACCTTGTATGGCGTGCTGACCGCACACCTGATCTTCATCCCCTTGGCCCGAGCAATCGAACGCCAGGGCGAGGAAGAAGAGCGAGCGCGAGAGCACTTGATCGAATGGCTCGGCGCGCACCTGCGCGATGAAGAGCTCGTGCACGTGCCGCACATCCAAGAGCTGCGAAGAGCCACGCAATGA
- the flgM gene encoding flagellar biosynthesis anti-sigma factor FlgM, which yields MPSIELSKLQGVSAPRSLSESDRAALDARAQSRTTSTENASDKPGVSIEVGASVSAGEPPVDADRVAEIRAALQDGSYPLVPTKIADAMIAARVGFGLAQ from the coding sequence ATGCCCTCTATCGAACTGAGCAAATTGCAAGGCGTGAGCGCCCCGCGATCGCTGTCTGAAAGCGACCGCGCAGCTCTCGATGCGCGCGCCCAATCGCGCACCACATCTACTGAAAACGCTAGCGATAAGCCCGGCGTTTCGATTGAAGTCGGCGCTTCTGTGAGCGCAGGCGAACCGCCCGTCGACGCAGACCGCGTGGCAGAGATCCGCGCCGCTTTGCAGGATGGCAGCTACCCGCTTGTCCCGACCAAGATCGCCGATGCGATGATCGCCGCACGGGTCGGCTTCGGCCTCGCACAATGA